The DNA sequence CCTTAACCAACCGGGAGTTTCATGAGAAGTTTAACCATAAACAAAAGGTGAAACAAATACAAAATTTAAATTTTATCTGCTTAAGGCTTTCTTCAGAAGCGAAAAGACATTTAAATACTGCTCAAAACCAAAAGCTGCGTAAGATAATGGAGGATAAAGATGATATTGTTAACTCTTTTTTCAGAGGAGAAAGAAGTTTCCTGAAGGAAAAAGTAGTTGAACAGACCTTGAATCTGGTTGCTTCATATATAAGGCTGTTAATGAATTATGCCATCAGAAGCAAAGAGCTGGAAGAAATGGATATAAGTGAAGTAGCTAACAGGATAAATTTAAATACCCGCAAGCTTAATTTCGAGAAAGATCCCTCCAGACTGGATGATTTAAGAAAAGTAATAGATATGGATCAAAAGATTATAACAACTTTAAAAGAAGAAAAGAAGAATTTGGAAGGTATTAGCGCTAAGCTGGATTACATGAGCAGTGCAGTTAATATGTTTAAGCATCAGATTATGTCCAGTATAGAGTCGGAAGATATGCTGGAGCAGCTTCAAACAGTATTAAATGAAGCAGAAGCTCTTGATAATGTCTTATATGAAAGGCGCAAGAATAGGGTCAAACTATAGGTGATGTTTTCTTGGCCATTTTGTGTGGAGTAGATATTATAGAAGTGGATAGAATAAAACATTCAATAGAGAATCTGGGTCAAAGCTTTAAAGACAGGATTTTCTCTCCGGGAGAGATTCAGTATTGTGAAGATAAAAAAGCTTCCAAATACCAGTGCTATGCTGCCAGATTTGCCGCAAAAGAAGCTGTGGCCAAAGCATTTGGAACTGGCCTGGGTTCTAAGTTGGACTGGAGAGAAATAGAAATATACAATGACGAGTGGGGAAAGCCTTATGTAGCCCTGTTGGGTAAGGCAAAAGATTTATTTAAAGAAATAAATGCGGTAAATATATCCTTAAGTTTGTCCCATTGTAAAACTTATGCAATAGCATATGCGGTAATTGAAGTTAAGTAAGGAGATTTTGGGGCTTTATGAACGATAAGGTTGTAAATAGCATTAAATTGCTGCATTGTGCGGATATCCACCTGGCAGCACCATTTACTTCCATGGGTATCAGTGAAGGAAAATCTTCAATAAGAAGACAGGATTTAAAAGAAACCTTTCAAAAAATAGTTAATCTGGCAGGTTGCGAAAATGTTGACCTGCTTTTAATTTGTGGGGATTTATATGAGCATGGTTACATAAATAAATCTTTAATAGAATTTATCAACTATTCTTTCAGCAAGATACAAAAAACAAAAATAATAATAATTCCCGGAAATCATGATCCATATATATCCGGGTCCTATTATGATAGTAATAAATGGAGTCCGAATGTTACAATTTTATCTCCTGATAAACCCAAGACCTATTTTGAGGATTTAGATACAAATATATATTTCCTGGGAAATAGCAAATTTGGGTTTGAGTACAATTCTTTTGCGTCAGTTAGGAGTAGTAATTCAAGCACTTATTCAATTAACATTTTAATGGCCCATGGTACATTGGACATGAATATAGGCCCTAAAAACTATAACCCTATAAACAGCCGGGATATTGATAAATTAAACATGGACTATGTTGCTATTGGCCATTTTCATAAAATGTTCAGAGATGCGGGTAAAGGAAAGAATATATTTAACCCTGGAAGTCCTGAGCCTTTAGGATTTGATGAGCCTGGCAGCCATGGAGTATTTTTAGGTACCATTATAAAATATTACTCCAGCAGGAGTAGTATAGACATTAATTTTATTCCTGTTGCCAGGAGGTTCTATGAAAATATAGAAGTAAAACTGGACGGATGCTATGCAGACCAGCAAGTAGTTGAAAAAATAAGTGAGCTGCTGGAAGGGAAGAACCAGGAACAAGGACTTTTTAATGTTATTTTAAAAGGTTATGCAGAAAGAGGATACAGGCCCGATATACCTTATATTTTGTCTTTTTTTAAAGATAAAGTATTCTCTATTAAGATAGAAGACCAGCTTAAACCGGACTATAATTTTAATGAGCTTAAGGAAGAGCCTGGAATTAGAGGACTTTTTGTGAGAAAAATGCTTGCATTGATAGAAAGCTCGAAGGATGAAACAAAACGGAAAGAGCTTGAAAAAGCACTGTATTATGGTATGGAAGCAATAGATTATGGCAAAGTGCATGTAGACCTTTTGGGAAGGGAGTAGCCTATAGACTCATGTATATAGAAAAGATAGAGATAGATGGGTTTGGTAAGATATGTAACCTTACAATAAATTTTAATAAAGGATTAAATATTGTCTTTGGATTAAATGAATCAGGAAAAACTACCATACAGTGGTTTATAAGAGGTATGCTGTTCGGCCTGAAAGGAGGTAGGGCTTCTAAAGATGGGGTACCTCCTCCACTGAGAAGATATAAACCCTGGAATGCGGACATTTACCGGGGAGCTTTGGAATACAGGCTGAATAATGGCGAGCTTTACAGAATTGAGCGGGATTTCGAAACCGGTAAAGTATGTGTATATGATGGTATGTATAATGATGTTACCTCTCAATTTACTTCCAGTATAGAAAAAGGTGCGGTTACCGCAGAAAAACATTTATTTTTTAATGAAGCCTGCTTTGATAAAACAGGTTTTATCAGACAAATGGAATCTGGAATTGATGAATCTGGCAAAAAGGAACTGTTAAGTAGAATAACTAATGTTATGGAAACAGGCTACGAAGATATATCTTTCAGAAAAGCCGAGAAAGCTCTGAAAGATTCTATTATAGAGTATGTGGGAAGTGACAGGTCTACTAAACGTCCTTTGGACAGAATAAGTTTACGACTGGAAGAGTTAAAGAAATCAAGGGATAATTTGATTAATAGCCGGGAAGTGTATTGGGAAATTTCTAAAAAACTTGATTTGGAACGGGAAACAATAAAAATAACTGGTGAAAAGAAGGACCTCTTAAAAAATGCAGAAGATTTTCTTAGAATCAGGAAAGAGGTCGAAAAGTGCAGAAGACAGATAAGAGAACTTAGGAGTATTCTTAGTGAAGCTTTTCAAATAGAACAGAATTTAAAGAAAGCTTCACAAGAGCTTGAATATTTTGAGAAATTAAGATTTTCCACTCATAAAGAAACAGAAATAAAAAGCAGCACAATAAAAAGAAAAGAGGATAATTTAAAAATAACGGCATTAAAAAAGAAAAGGAAAGTATATGTTGCAGGAATGGCAGTTTTTTCATTAATTTCGCTGCTGTTAATCCTTACTGATTTTTTTATAAAAAACAGCTGGATAAAAATCTCTTCATCTATATTTGCCGCATTAGCGGTTTTAGCAGCGTTTTTGGCCAGCAGAATTACCAGCGAACGGGAAAAGTCCCCAGAGGATTATGATGAAAATCCATCCGGAGAGTTGAAATACGACAGGTATATAGAAAAGGTTAGTTCTGTGATGGAACTTGAAAACAACTTAAAAGAAAAGCTGAGCAGGGCTTATATTATCACGGGAATAGGTATAAATTCCACAGAAGATATAAAAAACATACTTCAAAAACTGGAAAAAAAATACAATGACTATTTAGAAACTTTAAGGAATTATGCCCGCGATATGACAGGTGGTAATACCAGCATTATAGCGACGCAAGACAGGGAATTATGGATGCTGGATATGGAGAATGTTGAAAAGCCATTATCAGATTCTGATATCGAAAGTATAGAGCTTATGCTGGATTATAAGCGGAAAAGAATAGAGGAAGAATACACTCTTTCTATTCAGAAAATTACAGAGTATGAAGTTTTATTAAAAACTTTAGAAAATGAGAAAGATGAGTTACAGAAAATTGATGAAGAAATTGAAGAATTGAACCAGAAGAAGAGAAATCTTGAATCTCTGGATTTTTCCCTGAGGACGGCTCTGGAAGTACTAACCCAGTCCAGCAAAGAAATCCAGAGAGATTATATACCTATGTTAAATAACAAAATGAGCAGCCTTATTGGAAAGATAACCGGCAGTAAATATAATGATATCAGGGCAGATGAAAAACTCCAGGTTCGTGCGGTAGAACCAGTAACCGGAAAAGTTACTAATACAAATATACTGAGCGGTGGCACCTTGGAGCAGGTATATCTTGCATTAAGACTATCTATGGCTGAAATGATAGAAAATCCTGAAGAAAAAATACCCTTCTTTATGGACGAAGTATTTGCCCACTATGATGACAGCAGGATTAATAGTTCCTTAAGGTTGCTGGAAGAAATAAGTTCACAGCGCCAGATTATCCTTTTTACATGTAAAGGCAGGGAAGTTGAAGCAGCAGCCCGGGTGTGCAAGGATGGATTAAATATTATAAGGCTGTGAAGTATGGGATTGTTTGACTAGATGTCTAAAAGTTTATTTTCAGGAGGAACAAATCTTTCCATAAGTTCAACTATATCCTGACTTGAATTAGGTTTAGAAAGACAGGATGCCATCTCTTTCATATGCTGGTATCTGAGAGGAGTATCAAATACTTGTGTCAGTAGTCCATCTACACTGTCCTCCGGATAAAAAGTAGCCGCTACTCCGCAATTTAACAGAAATTTAGCATTTCTTTCTTCCTGTCCTGGTATTGGCGGCAATAGGAGGATAGGGATATTTTTGGCCAATGCTTCAGTAATAGTTAATCCTCCGGGTTTTGTTATTAAAAAGTCTGAAGCATCCATGAGGTCGGATATTCTATTGGTATATCCAAAAATTTTGATTTTTTTATCTGTATTTTGAGCCATTTCTTCAAGGTCTTCCTTAAGTTTTTGATTATCACCTGTAACTGCTATTACCTGTAAATCTCTTTTACAGTTGATCAGATTCCTGAATATATCTTCAACTTTTCCCATACCGAGAAGCCCGCCCATTACCAGCATTGTAAGCTTGTCATCCAGCCCCAGTTCCTTGCGAATGAATTTTTTATCTTTCTTAATAAGAAATCCGGAGGATACAGGTATTCCATGGGGATATATCTTGTGGGGAGGAATCCCTGTTTCAATCATGCGTTGCTTAACATAATCATGAGCAACAATAAAGGCGTCCACATTATCTGTTTTCCAAAACATATGATTGGCATAATCTGTTACAACGGCAATAACAGGAACTGTTATCTTTCTTTTACGTTTAAGATTCGATACCATATGAACGGGAAAAGCATGAGTACATACGATAATTGAAGGATTAAACTCATTTATATACTTGCAAAGTTTATTTGACAATATTTTATTTACAGTTTTTGTAAAATCAGAGATGTTTTCTTTGTATTCAGATAATTTATATAGTTCACCATAAACTTTGGGAGTCTTTTTCAAGGTGCTCAGATAACTGCCCACAATTAATTTATCTGCTACCGGGCTGACATACTTTAATGCATCAATAATAATGGTACTGGAGCTGCCGTATTTTTTATCTACAAATTCTTTTATTGCTTCAGCCGCTTTTGTATGGCCTCCTCCAATTGATACGGTTAAAAAGAGAACTTTCATATAGTAGATACCTCCTAATAGTAATCTAAGTATATCAATTTTTTCATTCCCAGTACAATAAATTTATTTCTATCTTAATTATTTCCATTTTTCATTATTTTTGTCATTACTAAAGAACTGTCCCTGTAGTGAATATTTTTTAGCTAACAACAAAAAATAACAACTAAGAATAAACAAGGAAACTATATGACAAATTCAGTGAACCAGTTAAGAACATATTTTTACAGAATTAACGATTAAATCTGAGAGGAGGGTTTTCTTGAAAAAGACAATAATTCTGGTTGTTATAACCATAATATTAGTGATAATTATGTTTATATATTCAGGAGGCAGTTTATTCAATATCAGGAGATCTGATTTCGGAGCGGCATATGCACAAGGGCAGTATACCAGTGATGAGCAGCTTCTTGCGAGGGCTATAAACGGAGAAGCAAGAGGTGAACCCTACGAAGGACAGGTTGCTGTAGGCGCTGTGATATTAAATCGAACACGGGATCCCAATTTTCCCAAAACCATAGCAGGAGTAATTTATCAGCCTGGAGCTTTTACAGCTGTTTCAGACGGTCAGATTAATGTCCCCATTGAAGAAGGCTCAACAGTGCTTCAAGCTGCCAGAGACGCCCTGAATGGATGGGACCCGACCAACGGGTGCCTTTACTATTGGAATCCTACTACTGCCACAAGCAGTTGGATATGGAGCCGTACGGTAGTAAAAGTAATTGGGAAACATTACTTTGGCAAATAAGTTTAGGTAAAAGCGGAGGTATTGAAAGTGAGTATAAGGGAAAAACTATTGGATTTTAAAAGAAGGCTTTCTGATAGAAAAATGTACAGTATAGTTATTGTTCTTATTGCAGCAATAGCTATATGGGGAATATATCAGTATAAACACGCTGCAAACCTGAGACAGGAACTGGATAACCAATATAACAGAGCTTTTTATGACATGATAGGGTATGTTAATAATGTAGAAGTCATGTTGATAAAATCCTTGATTGCTTCAACTCCAACCAGGACAGCAGCAATCCTTCAAGAGGCATGGAGACAGGCAAATATGGCTCAGGCTAATTTAGGACAGCTTCCTGTATCACAGCCTGTTCTTGCTAATACATCAAAATTCCTTACTCAGGTTGGAGATTTGGCATATGCAATTAACAATCAGAGCATGAATGGTAAACCAATAAGTGATGATCAATATAAAACTCTTGAACTATTATATGGTTTTGCCACTTCACTGGGAAAAAATCTGAATGACCTGCAAAGTCAGCTATCCCAAGGAAGAATAAGATGGGGAGACCTAACAAGGAAAGGAACAAGTATTTTTTCCAGAGCCTCTGCCAATCTTTCCATGGAGCAATTTGAGAATATAGATAAAACTTTTCAGGAATATCCTACTTTAATTTATGACGGTCCTTTTTCCGACCATATGACGACAACAGAACCGAAAGGTTTGACTGGGGAGGAAATAGATGCCGAAAAAGCAAAAGAAAGTGTCATTAGATTTTTTGGTGAAGATAGGGTTAGTTCTGTTGAATTCGTGAGCAGAGACGATACAGGTTTAATAAAAACCTACAGCTATAAGGTTTTATTTAAAAATCAGCCGGAAGATAAGAATGCTTTCATAGATATAACTCAAAAGGGAGGCCATGTTTTATGGATGCTTTATAACAGACCGGTAGGAGAGAAAAAAATAGGAATAGATGAAGCTAAAGAATTGGGAAGAAAATTTCTTGAAAGCAGGGGCTTCAAGGATATGAAAGATACTTATTACCTAAGTGAAGATGGCACTGCTGTTATAAATTATGCTTATAAACAGGGCGATGTAGTGGTATATCCTGATCTTATAAAGGTTAAAATAGCTCTGGACAATGGAGAAATAATAGGATTAGAATCAAAAGGGTATCTCTCTTCACATACCGTCAGGGAAATACCTGAACCTAAAATTACTCTTGAACAGGCACGGCAGGCAATTAGTCCAAGAGTGGAAATATTAAGTTCCGGACTGGCTATTATTCCTACAAACTACAAAACTGAGATCTTTACTTATGAATTCAAGGGAAAACTGAACAATAGAGATTTCTTAGTTTATATTAATGCTGAAACCGGTAAAGAAGAAAATATACTTATGATAATTGATACCCCCAATGGTATCTTAACAATGTAGGAGCACAAGATTGTTCGGATTGCCGGATTTTCAACGGCAATCCTGACAGTTTTTAATTATTTAATTTTTTTATCTTGCGGATGTCTTCTCCTGCAAATCTAAAAATAGCAAAACTT is a window from the Clostridiaceae bacterium genome containing:
- the acpS gene encoding holo-ACP synthase; its protein translation is MAILCGVDIIEVDRIKHSIENLGQSFKDRIFSPGEIQYCEDKKASKYQCYAARFAAKEAVAKAFGTGLGSKLDWREIEIYNDEWGKPYVALLGKAKDLFKEINAVNISLSLSHCKTYAIAYAVIEVK
- a CDS encoding DNA repair exonuclease, which gives rise to MNDKVVNSIKLLHCADIHLAAPFTSMGISEGKSSIRRQDLKETFQKIVNLAGCENVDLLLICGDLYEHGYINKSLIEFINYSFSKIQKTKIIIIPGNHDPYISGSYYDSNKWSPNVTILSPDKPKTYFEDLDTNIYFLGNSKFGFEYNSFASVRSSNSSTYSINILMAHGTLDMNIGPKNYNPINSRDIDKLNMDYVAIGHFHKMFRDAGKGKNIFNPGSPEPLGFDEPGSHGVFLGTIIKYYSSRSSIDINFIPVARRFYENIEVKLDGCYADQQVVEKISELLEGKNQEQGLFNVILKGYAERGYRPDIPYILSFFKDKVFSIKIEDQLKPDYNFNELKEEPGIRGLFVRKMLALIESSKDETKRKELEKALYYGMEAIDYGKVHVDLLGRE
- a CDS encoding AAA family ATPase, coding for MYIEKIEIDGFGKICNLTINFNKGLNIVFGLNESGKTTIQWFIRGMLFGLKGGRASKDGVPPPLRRYKPWNADIYRGALEYRLNNGELYRIERDFETGKVCVYDGMYNDVTSQFTSSIEKGAVTAEKHLFFNEACFDKTGFIRQMESGIDESGKKELLSRITNVMETGYEDISFRKAEKALKDSIIEYVGSDRSTKRPLDRISLRLEELKKSRDNLINSREVYWEISKKLDLERETIKITGEKKDLLKNAEDFLRIRKEVEKCRRQIRELRSILSEAFQIEQNLKKASQELEYFEKLRFSTHKETEIKSSTIKRKEDNLKITALKKKRKVYVAGMAVFSLISLLLILTDFFIKNSWIKISSSIFAALAVLAAFLASRITSEREKSPEDYDENPSGELKYDRYIEKVSSVMELENNLKEKLSRAYIITGIGINSTEDIKNILQKLEKKYNDYLETLRNYARDMTGGNTSIIATQDRELWMLDMENVEKPLSDSDIESIELMLDYKRKRIEEEYTLSIQKITEYEVLLKTLENEKDELQKIDEEIEELNQKKRNLESLDFSLRTALEVLTQSSKEIQRDYIPMLNNKMSSLIGKITGSKYNDIRADEKLQVRAVEPVTGKVTNTNILSGGTLEQVYLALRLSMAEMIENPEEKIPFFMDEVFAHYDDSRINSSLRLLEEISSQRQIILFTCKGREVEAAARVCKDGLNIIRL
- a CDS encoding UDP-N-acetylglucosamine--LPS N-acetylglucosamine transferase, which gives rise to MKVLFLTVSIGGGHTKAAEAIKEFVDKKYGSSSTIIIDALKYVSPVADKLIVGSYLSTLKKTPKVYGELYKLSEYKENISDFTKTVNKILSNKLCKYINEFNPSIIVCTHAFPVHMVSNLKRKRKITVPVIAVVTDYANHMFWKTDNVDAFIVAHDYVKQRMIETGIPPHKIYPHGIPVSSGFLIKKDKKFIRKELGLDDKLTMLVMGGLLGMGKVEDIFRNLINCKRDLQVIAVTGDNQKLKEDLEEMAQNTDKKIKIFGYTNRISDLMDASDFLITKPGGLTITEALAKNIPILLLPPIPGQEERNAKFLLNCGVAATFYPEDSVDGLLTQVFDTPLRYQHMKEMASCLSKPNSSQDIVELMERFVPPENKLLDI
- a CDS encoding spore cortex-lytic enzyme SleB — translated: MFIYSGGSLFNIRRSDFGAAYAQGQYTSDEQLLARAINGEARGEPYEGQVAVGAVILNRTRDPNFPKTIAGVIYQPGAFTAVSDGQINVPIEEGSTVLQAARDALNGWDPTNGCLYYWNPTTATSSWIWSRTVVKVIGKHYFGK
- the ypeB gene encoding germination protein YpeB, with translation MSIREKLLDFKRRLSDRKMYSIVIVLIAAIAIWGIYQYKHAANLRQELDNQYNRAFYDMIGYVNNVEVMLIKSLIASTPTRTAAILQEAWRQANMAQANLGQLPVSQPVLANTSKFLTQVGDLAYAINNQSMNGKPISDDQYKTLELLYGFATSLGKNLNDLQSQLSQGRIRWGDLTRKGTSIFSRASANLSMEQFENIDKTFQEYPTLIYDGPFSDHMTTTEPKGLTGEEIDAEKAKESVIRFFGEDRVSSVEFVSRDDTGLIKTYSYKVLFKNQPEDKNAFIDITQKGGHVLWMLYNRPVGEKKIGIDEAKELGRKFLESRGFKDMKDTYYLSEDGTAVINYAYKQGDVVVYPDLIKVKIALDNGEIIGLESKGYLSSHTVREIPEPKITLEQARQAISPRVEILSSGLAIIPTNYKTEIFTYEFKGKLNNRDFLVYINAETGKEENILMIIDTPNGILTM